The following proteins are encoded in a genomic region of Magnolia sinica isolate HGM2019 chromosome 1, MsV1, whole genome shotgun sequence:
- the LOC131216988 gene encoding inositol oxygenase 1-like: MTVIVPEPVLSEDNDIYNRGDRREDDEENNDSLNLDGGFVVPDNNAFGHSFRDYEKESERKDSVEEFYRKNHINQTYEFAKKKKEEYGKLNRAVMSIWECCELLNEFVDESDPDLDEPQIEHLLQTAEAIRRDYPDQDWLHLTALIHDLGKVLLHSSFGGQPQWCVVGDTFPLGCAFDESIVHHEHLKENPDYKNPDFSTKLGIYSENCGLDEVTMSWGHDEYMYLVAKGNQTTLPPAALFIIRFHSFYAMHRSGAYTYLMDDKDKEMLKWLHVFNKYDLYSKSKVRINQEEVKPYYLSLIDKYFLSKLRW; encoded by the exons ATGACGGTCATTGTTCCTG AGCCGGTTCTGTCAGAGGACAACGACATCTACAATAGAGGAGATAGGAGAGAGGATGATGAAGAAAATAACGACTCTTTGAATCTCGATGGAGGATTCGTCGTTCCTGATAACAATGCCTTCGGTCATTCTTTCAG GGATTATGAGAAGGAGAGCGAAAGGAAGGATAGCGTGGAAGAGTTCTATAGAAAGAATCATATTAACCAGACCTACGAATTC gcaaagaagaagaaagaggagtaTGGCAAGCTGAATAGGGCCGTCATGAGCATATGGGAGTGCTGTGAGCTTCTAAATGAGTTTGTCGATGAAAGTGATCCTGATCTTGACGAGCCTCAGATCGAACACCTTCTCCAGACCGCTGAAGCCATTAGAAGAGATTATCCTGATCAAGATTGGCTACACCTCACTGCGCTTATCCACG ATTTGGGCAAAGTTCTATTGCACTCCTCATTCGGTGGACAGCCACAGTGGTGTGTTGTCG GAGATACTTTTCCTCTTGGTTGCGCATTTGACGAATCCATAGTCCATCATGAG CATTTAAAGGAAAACCCTGATTACAAAAACCCAGATTTCAGTACGAAGCTGGGTATCTACTCAGAGAATTGTGGTCTTGATGAAGTCACCATGTCATGGGGCCATGATGAGTACATGTACCTG GTGGCAAAGGGAAACCAGACAACTCTCCCGCCAGCAGCGCTCTTCATCATCAGATTCCATTCCTTTTATG CTATGCATCGATCCGGAGCTTACACATATCTTATGGATGACAAGGACAAGGAAATGTTGAAGTGGCTTCACGTGTTCAA CAAATACGATCTTTATAGCAAGAGCAAGGTGAGGATCAACCAAGAAGAAGTCAAGCCCTACTATCTCTCCCTCATCGATAAg TATTTCCTGTCCAAGCTCAGATGGTGA